A window of Streptomyces marispadix contains these coding sequences:
- a CDS encoding PadR family transcriptional regulator has product MSYMRKEEQRFGGRGRGHGHGPGQCGPAGFGPSERRAFGAFGPPFGDGPPFGPRGRGRGGPRGRARRGDVRASILALLKDRPMHGYEMIQEIAERSGGAWKPSPGSVYPTLQLLEDEGLISSASEGGKNLFSLTDAGREEAEAGPDAPWEEAGRGIDWEAMNEVRKAGGGLVSAFQQVWANGTQEQRDKALGVVNDARKKLYLILAEEE; this is encoded by the coding sequence ATGTCGTACATGCGTAAGGAAGAACAGCGATTCGGTGGCCGCGGGCGCGGTCACGGCCATGGGCCCGGCCAGTGCGGCCCTGCCGGTTTCGGTCCGTCGGAGCGGAGGGCCTTCGGTGCCTTCGGTCCGCCCTTCGGGGACGGCCCGCCCTTCGGTCCCCGTGGCAGGGGCCGTGGAGGGCCGCGCGGCCGTGCGCGGCGCGGCGATGTGCGTGCCTCGATCCTGGCGCTGCTGAAGGACCGGCCGATGCACGGTTACGAGATGATCCAGGAGATCGCCGAACGCAGTGGCGGCGCCTGGAAGCCGAGCCCCGGCTCGGTCTACCCGACGCTCCAGCTCCTGGAGGACGAGGGCCTGATCAGCAGTGCCAGCGAGGGCGGCAAGAACCTCTTCTCGCTCACCGACGCGGGCCGCGAGGAGGCCGAGGCCGGGCCGGACGCCCCCTGGGAGGAGGCCGGCCGCGGCATCGACTGGGAGGCCATGAACGAGGTCCGCAAGGCAGGCGGCGGACTGGTCAGCGCCTTCCAGCAGGTGTGGGCGAACGGCACGCAGGAGCAGCGCGACAAGGCGCTCGGCGTCGTCAACGACGCCCGTAAGAAGCTCTATCTGATCCTCGCCGAGGAGGAGTGA
- a CDS encoding PhzF family phenazine biosynthesis protein, translated as MRIRTVDAFTDRPYCGNPAAVVLLTGDDSGGFPADERLQRVANEMNLSETAFAHPLTGDAEADWALRWFTPAAEVDLCGHATLATAHILRADGLVDGTVRFRTRSGVLSADTAHDGAITLDFPTAPLAPVAAPPGLAAALGAEPVSVHDTGPLGDLLVEVADEETLRALTPDSGAVGRLPHRGVIVTALADDASGDADRDARDREYDYVSRMFAPSVGIPEDPVTGSAHTALAPLWSGRLGRDSLTGMQCSARTGLVRTTLRGERTELTGGAVTVLDARLRAGW; from the coding sequence ATGAGGATTCGTACCGTCGACGCCTTCACCGACCGGCCCTACTGCGGCAACCCGGCGGCCGTCGTGCTGCTGACCGGGGACGACTCCGGCGGATTCCCCGCCGACGAGCGCCTTCAGAGGGTCGCCAACGAGATGAACCTCTCCGAGACCGCCTTCGCACACCCGCTGACCGGGGACGCGGAGGCCGACTGGGCGCTGCGCTGGTTCACGCCCGCCGCCGAGGTGGATCTGTGCGGCCACGCGACGCTGGCCACCGCCCACATCCTCCGCGCGGACGGCCTTGTCGACGGAACCGTGCGCTTCCGTACCCGCAGCGGCGTGCTCAGTGCCGACACCGCTCACGACGGTGCGATCACCCTGGACTTCCCCACGGCTCCGCTGGCGCCGGTCGCGGCACCGCCGGGACTGGCTGCGGCTCTCGGCGCCGAACCGGTCTCCGTGCACGACACCGGACCGCTCGGCGATCTCCTCGTCGAGGTCGCCGACGAGGAGACCCTGCGCGCACTGACGCCGGACAGCGGCGCCGTCGGCCGTCTGCCGCACCGGGGCGTCATCGTCACCGCGCTCGCCGACGATGCGTCCGGGGACGCCGACCGCGATGCCCGCGACCGCGAATACGACTACGTCTCCCGGATGTTCGCGCCCTCCGTCGGCATCCCCGAGGACCCGGTCACCGGCAGCGCACACACGGCGCTCGCACCGTTGTGGTCGGGGCGCCTCGGCCGTGACTCGCTGACGGGAATGCAGTGCTCCGCGCGTACGGGCCTGGTACGTACGACCCTTCGCGGCGAACGCACCGAACTGACCGGCGGCGCGGTCACGGTCCTCGACGCGCGGCTTCGTGCCGGATGGTGA
- a CDS encoding DUF4232 domain-containing protein gives MGARHARSVLAALALGAAVTVSGCTAGSDSSTDSPASVDGADSGSASSPGSEQDADSGQPPRAQGAEGDDGGRPSGAGSEESRPRWCTTDALSVSLRPGRPAAGNRYAALVLTNSSSHTCRTQGWPGLQLTGDDGGKIPTRVVRDHSTPSPQLTLSPGGTASARMHWTVVPSEGDPADGKCPGPAAVRVIPPDQRASKSASWKMGEVCGAGKLDVRPLLPGSGPSE, from the coding sequence ATGGGCGCACGCCATGCACGCTCCGTTCTCGCCGCTCTCGCCCTCGGCGCCGCTGTGACCGTCAGCGGGTGCACCGCGGGCTCCGACTCCTCGACCGACTCCCCGGCGTCCGTGGACGGCGCGGATTCCGGCTCCGCCTCGTCGCCGGGCTCCGAGCAGGATGCGGACTCCGGTCAACCGCCGCGCGCCCAGGGCGCCGAGGGAGACGACGGCGGGCGTCCTTCCGGAGCGGGCAGCGAGGAGAGCCGCCCACGCTGGTGCACGACGGACGCGCTGTCGGTCTCGCTGCGTCCGGGCCGGCCCGCCGCGGGGAACCGCTACGCCGCCCTCGTGCTCACCAACTCCTCGTCGCACACCTGCCGTACGCAGGGGTGGCCGGGTCTCCAGCTCACCGGCGACGACGGAGGGAAGATCCCGACCCGGGTCGTACGGGACCACTCGACGCCGTCGCCCCAGTTGACCCTCTCCCCCGGCGGGACCGCGTCGGCCCGCATGCACTGGACCGTGGTGCCGAGCGAGGGCGACCCGGCGGACGGCAAGTGCCCCGGGCCCGCCGCGGTGCGTGTGATCCCGCCGGACCAGCGCGCCTCCAAGTCGGCGTCCTGGAAGATGGGCGAGGTCTGCGGCGCCGGAAAGCTGGACGTACGGCCGCTGCTGCCGGGATCGGGCCCCTCGGAGTGA
- a CDS encoding Clp protease N-terminal domain-containing protein: MDIRTPPAPAAGAAGAVIEDRLSAPLAAVVATARRRASLGGDREVDTAHLLHGLLESDAVVRAFLGGGGPQTAKLLGYLAQRSIGYGLRWQDTVETSGRPPAAGPATVRLPAGWSPAAAASLAFALARAEARGAERAEGVDLFAGLASDPECRAADVLRTAGVDVRGVAAGLAVTPHCQVY; this comes from the coding sequence GTGGACATCCGTACGCCCCCTGCACCTGCCGCCGGCGCCGCCGGTGCGGTGATCGAGGACCGGCTCAGCGCGCCGCTGGCCGCCGTCGTCGCGACCGCGCGCCGACGGGCCTCGCTGGGCGGCGACCGCGAGGTGGACACCGCGCATCTGCTGCACGGTCTCCTCGAATCCGACGCCGTCGTACGGGCGTTCCTCGGCGGTGGAGGTCCGCAGACCGCGAAGCTGCTGGGCTATCTCGCGCAGCGCTCGATCGGGTACGGGCTGCGCTGGCAGGACACCGTGGAGACCTCCGGCCGGCCGCCCGCGGCGGGACCGGCGACGGTGCGGCTCCCAGCCGGATGGTCGCCTGCCGCCGCCGCTTCGCTGGCCTTCGCCCTGGCACGGGCCGAGGCTCGGGGCGCCGAACGTGCCGAGGGCGTCGACCTGTTCGCCGGGCTCGCGTCCGACCCGGAGTGCCGGGCGGCGGACGTGCTCCGTACGGCCGGGGTCGATGTACGGGGCGTCGCCGCCGGGCTCGCGGTCACACCCCACTGTCAGGTGTATTAG
- a CDS encoding DUF5999 family protein, with the protein MCQHQPPCPTAESADREAAHPVAHFPEQGWSLLCNGVLLFEDTGELLPDGKIIDPHRPLDSRNIATAA; encoded by the coding sequence ATGTGCCAGCACCAGCCACCTTGCCCGACAGCCGAGTCCGCCGACCGGGAGGCCGCGCACCCCGTGGCCCACTTCCCGGAGCAGGGCTGGAGCCTGCTGTGCAACGGTGTTCTGCTCTTCGAGGACACGGGCGAACTCCTGCCCGACGGCAAGATCATCGACCCGCACCGTCCTCTCGACAGCCGTAACATCGCCACCGCCGCCTGA
- the gcvP gene encoding aminomethyl-transferring glycine dehydrogenase has translation MTANRIPLADLERGTPFERRHIGPDAGAQAKMLAQVGYGSLDELTAAAVPDVIKSQDALDLPPARTEAEVVAELRELAARNQVLPSMIGLGYYGTHTPSVVLRNIMENPAWYTAYTPYQPEISQGRLEALLNFQTMVADLTGLPTSGASLLDEPTAAAEAMALSRRVGKVKQGVFLVDADCLPQTVAVIRTRAEPTGVEVVVADLGDGIPADVAERGVFGMLLQYPGASGAVRDYRAVIEQAHGLGAIVTVAADLLALTLLASPGSLGADIAVGSAQRFGVPMGFGGPHAGYMSVRDKYARNLPGRLVGVSKDADGDQAYRLALQTREQHIRREKATSNICTAQVLLAVMSGMYAVHHGPEGLAQIARRTHRYATLLAEGLRAGGVEIVHGSYFDTVTARVPGRAAEIVARAREAGVNLRETDADHVGLSCDETTTRAQLDAAWQAFGVQADIGELDARTTDDALPQELLREDDYLTHPVFHEYRSETAMLRYLRRLADRDYALDRGMIPLGSCTMKLNAATEMEAVTWPEFAGLHPFAPVDQAEGYLALIRQLEDQLAEITGYDKVSLQPNAGSQGELAGLLAVRAYHRSRGDDQRTVCLIPSSAHGTNAASAVMAGMRVVVVKTSEDGDVDTDDLRAKIEQYGDELSVLMVTYPSTHGVFEEHITDICAAVHDAGGQVYVDGANLNALMGLAKPGRFGADVSHLNLHKTFCIPHGGGGPGVGPIGVREHLAPHLPNHPLQPAAGPAGGIGPVSGAPWGSAGILPISWAYVRLMGAEGLRRATQVAVLGANYIARRLEPHYPVLYTGPRGLVAHECIIDVRQLTKQTGVSIDDVAKRLIDYGFHAPTMSFPVPGTLMTEPTESEDLAELDRFCEAMIEIRGEIEKVGSGEWPAEDNPLRNAPHTAAQLSRDWDHPYGREEAAFPAGVHASDKYWPPVRRIDGAYGDRNLVCSCPPLEEYDG, from the coding sequence ATGACTGCCAACCGCATCCCTCTCGCCGATCTGGAACGCGGAACTCCTTTCGAGCGCCGCCACATCGGCCCCGACGCCGGGGCCCAGGCCAAGATGCTCGCCCAGGTCGGATACGGCTCCCTCGACGAGCTGACCGCGGCCGCGGTCCCCGACGTGATCAAGAGCCAGGACGCCCTGGATCTCCCTCCCGCCCGCACCGAGGCCGAGGTCGTCGCGGAGCTGCGGGAGCTCGCCGCCCGTAACCAGGTGCTGCCGTCGATGATCGGGCTCGGCTACTACGGCACCCACACGCCGTCGGTCGTGCTGCGCAACATCATGGAGAACCCGGCCTGGTACACGGCGTACACGCCCTACCAGCCGGAGATCTCCCAGGGCCGACTGGAGGCGCTGCTCAACTTCCAGACGATGGTGGCCGATCTGACGGGCCTGCCGACCTCCGGGGCGTCGCTGCTGGACGAGCCGACGGCGGCGGCCGAGGCGATGGCGCTCTCCCGCCGCGTGGGCAAGGTCAAGCAGGGCGTCTTCCTCGTCGACGCCGACTGCCTTCCGCAGACCGTCGCCGTGATCCGTACGCGTGCCGAGCCGACCGGGGTCGAGGTCGTCGTCGCGGACCTCGGCGACGGCATTCCGGCCGACGTCGCCGAGCGCGGCGTCTTCGGCATGCTGCTCCAGTACCCCGGGGCTTCCGGCGCCGTGCGGGACTACCGGGCGGTCATCGAGCAGGCGCACGGACTGGGCGCGATCGTCACGGTCGCCGCCGACCTGCTCGCCCTCACGCTGCTCGCCTCACCGGGATCGCTCGGCGCGGACATCGCCGTCGGCTCCGCGCAGCGCTTCGGCGTGCCCATGGGCTTCGGCGGGCCGCACGCCGGATACATGTCGGTGCGAGACAAGTACGCGCGCAACCTGCCCGGACGACTCGTCGGAGTCTCCAAGGACGCCGACGGCGACCAGGCGTACCGGCTCGCGTTGCAGACCCGTGAGCAGCACATCCGCCGGGAGAAGGCCACCAGCAACATCTGCACCGCCCAGGTGCTGCTCGCCGTGATGTCCGGGATGTACGCCGTGCACCACGGACCGGAGGGCCTCGCCCAGATCGCCCGGCGTACCCACCGCTACGCCACGCTGCTCGCCGAGGGGCTGCGCGCCGGCGGCGTCGAGATCGTGCACGGCAGCTACTTCGACACCGTCACGGCACGGGTGCCGGGGCGCGCGGCCGAGATCGTCGCCCGCGCACGCGAGGCGGGTGTGAACCTGCGGGAGACGGACGCCGACCATGTCGGCCTGTCCTGCGACGAGACCACGACGCGGGCCCAACTCGACGCCGCATGGCAGGCGTTCGGCGTCCAGGCCGACATCGGCGAGCTGGACGCCCGTACGACGGACGACGCGCTGCCCCAGGAACTGCTCCGCGAAGACGACTACCTGACCCACCCCGTCTTCCACGAGTACCGCTCCGAGACGGCGATGCTGCGCTATCTGCGCAGGCTCGCCGACCGGGACTACGCCCTCGACCGAGGCATGATCCCGCTCGGGTCGTGCACCATGAAGCTGAACGCCGCCACCGAGATGGAGGCCGTCACCTGGCCGGAGTTCGCCGGGCTGCACCCCTTCGCGCCGGTCGACCAGGCCGAGGGCTACCTCGCGCTGATCCGTCAACTCGAGGACCAGCTCGCGGAGATCACCGGCTACGACAAGGTGTCGCTACAGCCCAACGCCGGTTCCCAGGGCGAGCTGGCGGGGCTGCTGGCCGTACGCGCCTACCACCGTTCACGCGGCGACGACCAGCGCACCGTCTGCCTGATCCCGTCCTCGGCGCACGGGACGAACGCCGCCAGCGCCGTGATGGCGGGCATGCGCGTCGTGGTCGTGAAGACCAGCGAGGACGGCGACGTCGACACCGACGACCTGCGCGCGAAGATCGAGCAGTACGGCGACGAACTGTCCGTGCTCATGGTCACCTACCCCTCCACGCACGGCGTCTTCGAGGAGCACATCACCGACATCTGCGCGGCGGTGCACGACGCGGGCGGCCAGGTCTACGTGGACGGCGCGAACCTCAACGCGCTGATGGGCCTCGCGAAGCCCGGCCGGTTCGGGGCCGACGTCTCCCATCTCAACCTGCACAAGACCTTCTGCATCCCGCACGGCGGCGGCGGGCCGGGCGTCGGTCCCATCGGCGTGCGCGAGCACCTCGCGCCGCATCTGCCCAACCACCCGCTCCAGCCCGCCGCGGGCCCGGCCGGCGGCATCGGCCCCGTGTCAGGGGCGCCCTGGGGTTCCGCCGGGATCCTGCCGATCTCCTGGGCGTACGTACGGCTGATGGGAGCCGAGGGGCTGCGCCGTGCCACGCAGGTCGCCGTGCTCGGGGCGAACTACATCGCCAGGCGCCTGGAGCCGCACTACCCGGTGCTCTACACCGGGCCCCGCGGGCTCGTGGCGCACGAATGCATCATCGACGTAAGGCAGTTGACGAAGCAGACCGGCGTGAGCATCGACGACGTCGCCAAGCGCCTGATCGACTACGGCTTCCACGCGCCGACCATGTCGTTCCCCGTACCGGGGACGCTGATGACCGAGCCCACCGAGAGCGAGGACCTGGCCGAACTCGACCGCTTCTGCGAGGCGATGATCGAGATTCGCGGAGAGATCGAGAAGGTCGGCTCTGGAGAGTGGCCCGCCGAGGACAATCCGCTGCGCAACGCGCCGCACACCGCGGCGCAGTTGAGCCGCGACTGGGACCACCCCTACGGCCGGGAGGAGGCGGCCTTCCCCGCTGGGGTTCACGCCTCGGACAAGTACTGGCCGCCGGTGCGGCGGATCGACGGCGCCTACGGCGACCGCAATCTGGTGTGCTCCTGCCCGCCGCTGGAGGAGTACGACGGCTGA
- a CDS encoding bifunctional nuclease family protein: protein MNELDVVGVRVEMPSNQPIVLLREVGGDRYLPIWIGPGEATAIAFAQQGMTPARPLTHDLFKDVLEAVGQELTAVRITDLREGVFYAELVFASGVEVSARPSDAIALALRTGTPIYGSEGVLDDAGIAIPDEQEDEVEKFREFLDQISPEDFGTSSQ from the coding sequence GTGAACGAGCTCGACGTTGTGGGTGTCCGGGTCGAAATGCCCTCCAACCAACCGATCGTGCTGCTGCGTGAAGTGGGTGGCGACCGGTACCTCCCCATCTGGATCGGCCCCGGGGAGGCGACTGCGATCGCCTTCGCGCAGCAGGGCATGACGCCTGCGCGCCCGCTCACCCATGATCTCTTCAAGGACGTGCTGGAGGCCGTGGGGCAGGAGCTGACAGCCGTCCGCATCACCGATCTCCGCGAGGGCGTCTTCTACGCCGAGCTGGTTTTCGCCAGCGGGGTGGAAGTCAGCGCCCGCCCGTCCGACGCCATCGCGCTCGCTCTGCGCACCGGCACGCCGATCTACGGCAGCGAGGGTGTGCTCGACGACGCTGGGATCGCGATTCCGGACGAGCAGGAGGACGAGGTGGAGAAGTTCCGCGAGTTCCTCGACCAGATCTCGCCCGAGGACTTCGGCACCAGCAGTCAGTGA
- a CDS encoding DNA polymerase IV, which produces MRSVPTILHLDMDAFFAAVEQAAKPSLRGKPVIVGGLGPRGVVSTASYEARIFGVHSAMPMGQARRLCPNAAYLAPRFSLYRDVSEAVMEILGGLSPLVEPLSLDEAFVDLEAGDALTEGSSSQAARAVGERLRKTIQETTGLSGSVGLAGSKMLAKIASEEAKPDGLIVIEPGTERDLLSPMSVRTLPGVGPATAEVLRRAGITTVGETVEAGEDELLRLLGRAHGTSLYAMANGWDDRPVIAERDAKSVSVEDTFDVDLTDRALVQAHVARLADRCVERLRAAGRSGRTVVIKVRSYDFSTLTRSETLRGPTDDAGVVREAAARLLDTVDTTAGVRLLGVGVSGLADFTQEDLFAQAQAEEQQRAHEHQRADAESADGTGPGGGATGDGHAEEGEPVPADRRWIPGRDVHHPDHGYGWVQGSGLGRVTVRFETPGSPPGRVRTYGVDDPALEPAGPQPLAAMARQERAGPLGRTGEPSQLSDPAIRPKSRSDADEDDGEAEVGGAAGGEDGADASAGGGTSSP; this is translated from the coding sequence GTGAGAAGCGTTCCGACGATCCTGCATCTGGACATGGACGCCTTCTTCGCTGCCGTGGAGCAGGCCGCGAAGCCCAGCCTCCGCGGGAAGCCGGTCATCGTGGGGGGCCTGGGTCCGCGCGGGGTCGTCTCCACGGCGTCGTACGAGGCGCGGATCTTCGGCGTGCACTCGGCCATGCCCATGGGGCAGGCCCGTCGGCTGTGCCCCAACGCCGCGTATCTCGCGCCGCGCTTCAGCCTCTACCGCGACGTCAGCGAGGCCGTGATGGAGATCCTCGGCGGGCTGTCGCCGCTCGTCGAGCCGCTCAGTCTCGATGAGGCGTTCGTCGATCTGGAGGCCGGTGACGCGCTCACGGAGGGCTCGTCGTCCCAGGCAGCACGTGCCGTGGGGGAGCGGCTGCGGAAGACGATCCAGGAGACGACGGGCCTCAGCGGCTCCGTGGGGCTGGCCGGTTCCAAGATGCTCGCCAAGATCGCGTCGGAGGAGGCCAAGCCGGACGGGCTGATCGTCATCGAGCCGGGCACGGAGCGGGACCTGCTGTCGCCGATGTCCGTACGGACGCTGCCGGGCGTGGGCCCCGCCACGGCGGAGGTGCTGCGCCGGGCCGGGATCACCACCGTCGGGGAGACGGTGGAGGCGGGGGAGGACGAGTTGCTCAGGCTGCTCGGCAGAGCGCACGGCACTTCGCTGTACGCGATGGCCAACGGCTGGGACGACCGGCCGGTGATCGCGGAACGTGATGCGAAGTCCGTGTCCGTGGAGGACACCTTCGACGTGGATCTCACCGACCGGGCGCTCGTGCAGGCACATGTCGCGAGGCTCGCCGACCGCTGTGTGGAGCGCCTGCGGGCGGCGGGCAGATCGGGCCGCACCGTCGTGATCAAGGTGCGCAGCTACGACTTCTCGACGCTGACGCGTTCGGAGACGCTGCGCGGTCCCACAGACGACGCGGGCGTGGTGCGGGAGGCCGCCGCCAGGCTGCTCGACACCGTGGACACCACCGCGGGGGTGCGGCTGCTGGGCGTCGGTGTCAGCGGGCTGGCCGACTTCACGCAGGAGGATCTCTTCGCACAGGCACAGGCCGAGGAACAGCAGCGGGCGCACGAACACCAGCGGGCGGACGCGGAGTCCGCCGACGGGACAGGGCCCGGCGGCGGCGCCACGGGGGACGGGCACGCGGAGGAGGGCGAACCGGTCCCGGCCGACCGGCGCTGGATTCCTGGCCGCGATGTGCACCATCCGGATCACGGCTACGGCTGGGTGCAGGGCAGCGGCCTGGGCAGGGTCACCGTCCGTTTCGAGACTCCGGGATCACCGCCGGGCCGGGTCCGTACGTACGGGGTGGACGATCCAGCGCTCGAACCGGCGGGGCCGCAGCCGCTCGCGGCGATGGCGCGGCAAGAACGTGCGGGCCCGTTGGGCCGGACGGGGGAGCCGTCTCAGCTCTCGGACCCCGCTATCCGTCCGAAGTCCCGTTCGGACGCGGACGAAGACGACGGCGAAGCAGAGGTCGGGGGAGCGGCCGGGGGCGAGGACGGTGCCGACGCCTCCGCGGGCGGCGGCACCTCCAGCCCGTAG
- a CDS encoding glutamate-cysteine ligase family protein gives MGEKVVSDGFDLSARHRYRRKLKECLEAFGVLLEEGRFERPRNLMGLEIELNLADADGMPRMMNTEVLRRIGSRDFQTELGQFNLEVNIVPHRLAGRVFDQLAEELRTGLGYADRQAREEGAGIVMIGILPTLTDEDLVSSNLTEVDRYTLLNDQIMASRGEEVVLDIEGVERLTRNSASIAPEAACTSVQLHLQVTPERFADVWNASQAVSAVQIAMGANSPFLFGRELWRESRVPLFLQATDTRPAELRAQGVRPRTWFGERWIGSAHDLFEENLRYYPSLLPICDDEDPHSVLRAGGTPGLPELVLHNGTVYRWNRPVYAVSGGVPHLRVENRVLPAGPTVADVLANTALYYGLVRSLADEPRPVWSRLPFAAASANFDAACRYGIEAELTWPRPGRPGGLAKVPAVRLVQEELLPMAAAGLEAWGVERGDRERCLRVIEERCRRRVNGASWQATSYHRAVDSGLDREKALAAVTRRYCELARTGEPVHTWPLGA, from the coding sequence ATGGGTGAGAAGGTCGTCTCCGACGGGTTCGACCTGTCCGCTCGGCATCGGTACAGGCGGAAACTGAAGGAGTGCCTTGAGGCGTTCGGAGTGCTCCTGGAAGAGGGGCGGTTCGAGCGTCCGCGCAATCTCATGGGTCTGGAGATCGAGCTGAATCTCGCGGACGCCGACGGAATGCCCCGCATGATGAACACCGAGGTGCTGAGGCGCATCGGAAGCCGCGACTTCCAGACCGAACTCGGGCAGTTCAACCTCGAAGTCAACATCGTGCCGCACCGCCTGGCCGGAAGGGTCTTCGACCAGCTCGCGGAGGAGCTGCGCACCGGCCTGGGATACGCCGACCGGCAGGCCCGTGAGGAAGGCGCCGGCATCGTGATGATCGGCATTCTTCCCACGCTCACCGACGAGGACCTCGTCTCCTCCAACCTCACCGAGGTCGACCGTTACACCCTGCTCAACGACCAGATCATGGCCTCCCGCGGCGAGGAGGTCGTCCTCGACATCGAAGGCGTCGAGCGGCTGACCCGTAACTCCGCGTCGATCGCGCCCGAGGCCGCGTGCACCTCGGTGCAGCTCCATCTCCAGGTCACGCCGGAACGGTTCGCCGACGTGTGGAACGCCTCGCAGGCCGTCTCCGCCGTGCAGATCGCGATGGGCGCCAACTCCCCCTTCCTCTTCGGGCGTGAGCTGTGGCGGGAGTCGCGCGTACCGCTGTTCCTTCAGGCGACCGACACCCGCCCCGCAGAGCTGAGGGCCCAGGGCGTACGGCCGCGCACCTGGTTCGGGGAACGGTGGATCGGCTCGGCCCACGACCTGTTCGAGGAGAACCTTCGCTACTACCCGTCGCTGCTGCCGATCTGCGACGACGAGGACCCGCACAGCGTGCTGAGGGCGGGCGGCACCCCCGGCCTGCCCGAACTGGTGCTGCACAACGGCACCGTCTACCGCTGGAACAGACCGGTCTACGCGGTCTCCGGCGGGGTGCCCCATCTGCGGGTGGAGAACCGGGTGCTGCCCGCGGGCCCCACCGTCGCCGACGTGCTCGCCAACACCGCCCTCTACTACGGACTGGTGCGCAGCCTGGCCGACGAGCCGCGCCCGGTCTGGTCGCGGCTGCCCTTCGCGGCGGCGTCCGCGAACTTCGACGCCGCGTGCCGGTACGGAATCGAGGCCGAGCTGACCTGGCCGCGCCCGGGACGGCCCGGCGGCCTGGCGAAGGTGCCCGCGGTGCGGCTCGTACAGGAGGAGCTGCTGCCCATGGCGGCCGCCGGGCTGGAGGCGTGGGGCGTGGAGCGCGGCGACCGGGAGCGCTGTCTGCGCGTCATCGAGGAGCGCTGCCGGCGCCGGGTCAACGGGGCGTCGTGGCAGGCCACGTCCTACCACCGTGCCGTGGACTCCGGGCTCGACCGGGAGAAGGCGCTCGCGGCGGTGACCCGGCGCTACTGCGAACTCGCGCGCACCGGGGAGCCGGTGCACACCTGGCCGCTGGGGGCGTGA
- a CDS encoding CPBP family intramembrane glutamic endopeptidase encodes MQSQASDPARSPAHGELLPERTLRRETLLVLALSLGASAVSALISFIGSLTASGALADQAARLNTSRAPDRPWLDLAWQLFGIATALVPVALVAHLLTREGSALRDGLGGLRTVGFDRGRPAFDLGRGALLAAAIGGSGLALYLVALKAGFNLTVVPESLPHVWWRIPVLIASAVQNAVLEEVIVVGYLLRRLGQLNWSPWAALAASAALRGSYHLYQGIGGLLGNMAMGVIFVVLYRRWGRVGPLVVAHALIDVVAFTGYALFAGKVDWLPTP; translated from the coding sequence GTGCAGTCGCAAGCGAGCGACCCCGCTCGGTCCCCGGCGCATGGGGAGTTGCTGCCGGAGCGCACGCTGCGGCGGGAGACGCTGCTGGTGCTGGCCCTTTCACTCGGTGCCAGCGCCGTCTCGGCGCTGATCAGCTTCATCGGGTCGCTGACCGCCTCGGGCGCCCTGGCCGACCAGGCGGCGCGGCTGAACACCTCGCGCGCTCCGGACCGGCCGTGGCTGGACCTGGCCTGGCAGCTCTTCGGGATCGCCACGGCACTGGTGCCCGTAGCGCTCGTGGCGCATCTGCTGACGCGCGAGGGCTCGGCACTGCGCGACGGGCTCGGCGGGCTGCGTACGGTCGGCTTCGACCGGGGCAGGCCCGCGTTCGACCTGGGGCGGGGTGCGCTGCTCGCCGCGGCCATCGGCGGTAGCGGGCTGGCGCTGTACCTGGTGGCGCTGAAGGCCGGATTCAACCTGACCGTCGTGCCCGAGTCGCTGCCGCACGTGTGGTGGCGGATCCCGGTGCTGATCGCCTCCGCGGTGCAGAACGCCGTGCTGGAGGAAGTGATCGTCGTCGGCTATCTGCTGCGCAGGCTGGGGCAGTTGAACTGGTCGCCGTGGGCGGCGCTGGCGGCGAGCGCGGCGCTGCGCGGCTCGTACCACCTCTACCAGGGCATCGGCGGGCTGCTGGGGAACATGGCGATGGGCGTGATCTTCGTGGTGCTCTACCGTCGCTGGGGGCGCGTCGGGCCGCTGGTCGTGGCGCATGCGCTGATCGACGTCGTGGCCTTCACCGGCTACGCGCTCTTCGCGGGCAAGGTGGACTGGCTGCCCACGCCCTGA